tgagtcctaaaatgctGAAGTCCGTTAGCATTTtttggttccctcgtctcaaagtccaatgtgacttttaaaataccCATGTTTAACACCAGCTATAAGACATCATAGACTATAGGCTTACACTACCATCTAGTGGTCAAAATAATGTAGTCTTTACATATCAAACTAAACTAtataacaatacaaaataaatattctacATGGCTCCTACACACATCACGTGAAAAACACGGAACAAGAAGCTGCACACAGTTAAAAAATCCAGAGTTCAAGGTCAGAGAGAACAGAGCTAAGCAGCTTTTAATTGTCTTTTCAAGGTGGTCTTGAAAGTACTGATAGAGCTGctactgatgtgtgtgtgtgtgtgttttgcagcacTTACAAGCATGACGTGAGCAGTAACGCTCGGGCCATGATGAAGCTGATGAACGGAGCAGACATGGCCAAACACTCTCTGTCCTCACTGGGCTCAGCCAACTGCTTCGTCGACTCCCTGCACGACGGCACCGACTTTGAATGCAACATCTCTCGGTAAGCTGTTAAGATGACGCCAAGCTTTTCTTAACACGTGACAACACTGCACTTTATGTTATCTGTAGTGGCTAAGGGTAAACTTAAACTACCAATTGATGCGCTTGCCTGCcttctgtctgctgtctgctACCAAACAGCTGTTAGCAACGTGCTAACCTCAGTGTGGTGTCTCCTCAGAGCTCGCTTTGAGCTGCTCTGCTCCTCACTATTCAACAAGAGCATCCAGCCAATCCGAGGCCTGCTGCAGGAGGCGGGACTCTCCACCAGCGACATTAACAAGGTACGGTGTGTAAGGGAAGTTTTTGCATCCTTATGTGCTTCACTGATGGTCCAATCTTTAAAATGATCACACTGCATCCCTGTTCTATGGATCGATAAAAGCAGACTttattaccctttttttttacatttacattttattacattttgcaatattttatttatttgagtttttaatttattaagttTTTGATGTTCTTGTGGGTGTTCTTCAGGTGGTCCTCTGCGGGGGCTCAGCCAGGATCCCTCGCCTCCAGCAGATGATCCGCGACATGTTTTCTGATGTGGAGCTCCTCAGCTCAGCGCCTCCTGATGAGGTCATCGCTGTGGGAGCGGCTCTGGAGGCGGGCTTACTGGTGGGCAAAGACAACCTCGCTCCTGAGGAGGAGTCTGTCACAGTGGATGTCTCTGCCGCTGACATACTAGTGAAGGTACACTGCTCAGTTCACAACAAGACGGTGATTATTGGATTGTACTATAACATATGTAACACATGAATGGTTTCTGACCATCTTTGCGGCGTGTGGATGTTTGCAGGAGGTGGATGAGTCCGGAGCGGAGGTGTTCACTGTTCTCCTTCCATCGGGCACGCCCCTCCCTGCCCGCAGACATCACGTCctgagtggaggaggagagctgtCCTCCCTGTGTCTGGAGATCTACCAGAGATGTGTCACAGAGCAGCCCGAAAAACTAGCCAAGGTACACAGAAGCACTGAGCCTGGATCAAATGTCACACTACACATGCTGATTTAGCCTGAGTGTCCAGTAGCACCTCGAGCTCTCTGGTGTCCTGACAGTTCTGtagtgatgtttttaaaattcctATGTCATCTGtgttacagtgaaaaaaatatgtgtacaaaatgcgcttttcaaaaacaagctttaaaaaaaaaaaaaattattcattaatatgattatttactttcattgagtagattttttaatgcacatcagtcctaatcataaatatcaaatattcattcattttcagactttaaaccctttaaatgcctttttttgtcaagatgccacaatgtttttagttgagaaaataaaaacttatttttaatgtacTATATGCTAagaagattattattattatttgatcaTCACAGCCTtggatattttaatgatttgtaGTAACagtgatttttatacattattattttttgtgcagtgtcaaatactcacacccaactgctctgcacacaaaatgcgctttttaaaaatcaggctataaaaaatatacgttaatatcattttctgctttcattttctagtttatttttgcagtttgaataggtttcaatggtgcattttttgcacttaacagtatcagtgtaacaatttagtttccacagtgtgtttttgacttATATAAGGAGCTGAACTGgaattttaagataaaaaataaatgcacaatcttgccaaaatgtgtgccatatgcatgaacacagccaaaataatcataaaacaaagaattaaaagcccataaaatgtgccaaacagtccttAAGGTTTAACAAAAGTGGAGCTGGGCATGCCCTGAATGCACTTTAGACCACACACTATAGATTTTAGTTTATACGTGgcgctgtttttttaatttgttaagtCGTGTTGgtccaaaaataaatatccaAATCTTTCATGAATTCCAACTGTCATACATGTGTACCATTAAGGTATGAACaacaaaatattgtaatattttctaCAAAACTTTATGGAGTATTTTAATGTCCTGTTTTTTAGCTGGTGTTGTTGACATTCTGtatctaacaaaaaaaacaagaaaaatgttgaaataatgaccCAGAAAGTCTTAGTAATAATGTAAATGAAGCATTAATCTGCTTGTGTGTCTGACGTTTAGATTGTGTTGAAGAACCTGCAGCCCAAAGAGGAGAACCACGACATCGACACTGTGGTGACCATGAAAAGGTAGCCACTGTTTCAGCATCAGTGCAGGGGTCACGGGCCGCGTCATGTGACTGCTTGTTTACCATTATTTGTATATGTTTGCAGGGACGGCTCCGTCCATGTTTCCTGTGTAGAGCAGAGCAGCGGGAGGCCGGAGGTCATCACCATAGCAGCAGCATCATGAAGCCCCAAGCACACAACTGTCAGTTCAATGTTTCTCTTTAGTTTTTCTCACTTAATAAACATCGTCAAAGCCAAAATACGTGCCCACTATATACCTGCTGGATTTCTGAGCAGTCATGGAATAATGCTGAATGTGCTCATTTTAGGttgcaacacacagacacacaccacaaaTATCTAACATTAAATCTAACAATAGAAGAATGTTTCTTTCTGCCCAGACATTTGCTGCTGTCTTGTTTGTTAGTGTAGAATATAAGATCTCTGCATGCTCCATATATTCATTGCTATTGCAAACCGTTGCTAAGTTTAACGTAGAGGGtaactttgacattttcaaaccTGGACTCTATTTGCCCGTGTTATTGTGGCGAAGTGACTAATGGTAAATGGAAGTAAAAATTGAGAGAGCACTGaataaaacaggctgcagtttaACCATTCAGGGATATTATGCACGACGTGACAGATTCTGATCTGCTGTTAGTATTTCTATCGTTCATGAAATCACTCTGGGAGTGACCCAGATAATACCGTTGGCCACTTTCGTTGTTGTTACAGTTGTAGTGTGGACTCCGCCATCCACTTGAGTTAGGTTCTATATATCGTTCTTGGTGCTGATGGCCCTCAACACGACTGCACCGCAACCAAGCAGCAACTTTCAATGTACATGGTACATAAGCAAGTACTGTGTGAAAATCCTTTACTAGCAGAACTTCAGACGATCACCTCTGCagatatgacaaaaacaaaaacattgcatCCATGTTCCTTGAAATGTTTGatactgtattatattttatgtgatATAGAGAGGTCTATGATAACGTGTTACACTCATTCCATCCTTGTTCATACTCATGTTTGTCCACACTCTATTATATCAGGCATGAAGGTGGGGGATGGGTAGAGTCTTTGGGTTCTTCACTCATAATATCAGTTAACATTCCTGTAGATAGAAAACACACATAGAAACCACAGCATCGTCGGCGTAGTCTCTGACCCGAGTATTTCCGTTGCCATGCGTTGGTATTTCCGGAGTTAAACGCAGCCTGCATCGTTTTCTGGACTTCAGCATCCGTGCTCAGGGGCGATGCGACACTTGAGGATCTTCAGGTAGTTCTGGACCTTGTTTGAGTCTCGGCGGAAGCAGTAGAGGAGGTCGTAGTCTTTCATCAGGCGCCACTCGGTGCTGTCGGCTGGCAACAGATCCTCTGGAGAAGCCAGGCTGCTCACAGTGTTACTAATCATCCCCAGCAGCTGCATCTGGACCAcagaggggacacacacacacacacactggtcaCCCTCTTGATCCTATCggagaatttttttaaatcatgaatttgtttattgatttattttatcattcacCCATTgtttatttcaccttttttagTGTACAGTTCCAAAactgtttatgcaaaatattcacAATAACCTCACTGACTCAAAAGAGTAGGGAgaataaaagtgaaacaaaagaattaaaaaaataaatgataaataaataaaagaggtaAATAGATATGAgagtaaaaagagagaaagaaagaaaaaagaaatagaaggaataaaagaaaaaatagagagtggacaaaataaataaaggaaaaaaacaggaaaaaagaaaaaagcaagaaaaagaaataacaggaagaaaaagaaatattaaaagaacAAAGCAAGGAAAGGAAATAACACaatggaagaaaaagaaagacatcgagagaaagataaataaaaaagattaaaagaaagaaaaaagaatgcaGAGaagaatgacaacaaaaaatacatttcaaagggaaaagaaaaaatagaaatatttttaaaaagtgagaaaaatcaaaaacaaggaaGGAAGAAATACAGGTAAAGAAAGTAATAAACatagaatgaaaagaaaaagaaaaaatagaaggaatgaaagaaagaaatagtgtgaaaaatcaataaaggaagaaaggaaaaaatagaattaaacagaaatgaaagaaaagggaaaagagaaagaaagggagaaaaaaaggaagagaaaaaggaaggaCAGATGGAACAAACAAAGAATGAATGAagaggaaacagaaagaaaagacagcaTTGCAGCTGGCAGGTTGCTCAGAATGAGGACACTTCCTGTCCAGACTGACTGTGTTTAGGCTGAGTCTGAACATTAGGTCGTGTCAGGTTGGACGCTGCTGTGTGGATTGTGTGCGTGACGTCAGGACTCTGTCATCTGCGTCACTAAAAGGACCCAACCTGACCACAAACTGCATCCCTGCGAGCTGcattacacacactgacacgcTTTCGTCACCCTCTGAGCTGCAGACTTTTGCAATGAGCTCTGCACTTAAAGTCCGGCTCATGTGAACTAAACATTAACTAAACATTTTCACGTTGACATAAATACAAGAGGTCCTGCACCTTCTCAGCCACTTTCTCCACACCTTTGCGCAGCTCGTGCACCATGTCGCTCATCTCCAGAGCTTTGTTGGAGCTGAAGTTGTTGAAGTCGTGCTGAGCCATGCTCTGATGGAAATGCCACAGAGGGTCCCTCCAGGCCACCAGGAGCTGCAGGATCACCTGCatcagctcctctctctgcagggaCAGCAGGACACGGTGGACACATAGTCAGTTCAAACTCAAGCTAGCCTTTGTAAGTCTAAGTAGGTAGGGTGAAATTGGTATCATTATCCATCATTGGATGTTTGGGAAGATGCAAATTCATTGAAATCTGAACATATTGGCTCaatttcttcctcttctttcgAAGGCCATgaatatcaacaaaaataatgaatctaAGAGTTcgcaagaaataagcaaaacgtacaagaaaatcacctaaaaaaagaaaaagttaaaataaataaacaaacaagcaaaaaaaacatgattaaaaactttttttaaagaggaaatgcttaaaaataagatatgtaattatgatgtttagctgtaaatatagtattactttaaaaaaaacaacctaaaaaataaaagaaaatcaccagaaatttactaataaaaacaaaaaagaaagttgaaaaaaggaaaaaaaaaaaaataggtaatTGTcgtctttttaaatatttttccccccccccccccccccccccccgacattatccctagctttttaaaaataattttctatatcttcagttttttcataccaagttgcttattgtcattttcccctggtttttggaagaaatcacaCTAGTTTCTCAGAATTCAAAGGTTTCAGTACTCATGAAAGGCGTTTTAAagcggcacaagaaaagtgatgtcactctgggtctcagagggttaaagggATACAAGGGATAAGTGCATGCCACTGAATGGAAACAGTGTTCGTAAAGGTTCATTCACCGCCATTCTCTGAGCGTTCTCCTTGCCATTTGGGGTGAAGATGGTGGAGGTGTGACAGTTGCGACCGACCCTGCCGATTTGATTCTTACTGGGCAGGAAGTACTGCTCCTGACAAGACAAACAAGGACGCGGGAATGAaatgtcagaggtcagaggtcagcgaAATGCCAACTACAGCTAGTGTAAAAAGATG
This genomic interval from Plectropomus leopardus isolate mb chromosome 22, YSFRI_Pleo_2.0, whole genome shotgun sequence contains the following:
- the LOC121961365 gene encoding LOW QUALITY PROTEIN: heat shock 70 kDa protein 14-like (The sequence of the model RefSeq protein was modified relative to this genomic sequence to represent the inferred CDS: inserted 1 base in 1 codon), translating into MAAIGVHFGYTCACVAIFKDGRADVVANDAGDRVTPAVVGYRDTEQIVGIAAKQGRVRNAANTVVKXKQVLGRSFDDPETQTHRTETKCQVVNRQEKPYYEITAGDHPEYIAPEDVAKLIFHKMKETAQSALGSDVTDAVITVPFEFAHAQKRALREAAEAAGFNVLRLIHEPAAALLAYNIGQDSSSGKSHVLVYKLGGTSLSVTALQVNGGMFRVLNTHTDHSIGGESFTQALAQHLAAEFKRTYKHDVSSNARAMMKLMNGADMAKHSLSSLGSANCFVDSLHDGTDFECNISRARFELLCSSLFNKSIQPIRGLLQEAGLSTSDINKVVLCGGSARIPRLQQMIRDMFSDVELLSSAPPDEVIAVGAALEAGLLVGKDNLAPEEESVTVDVSAADILVKEVDESGAEVFTVLLPSGTPLPARRHHVLSGGGELSSLCLEIYQRCVTEQPEKLAKIVLKNLQPKEENHDIDTVVTMKRDGSVHVSCVEQSSGRPEVITIAAAS
- the prl2 gene encoding prolactin 2, with translation MPGHIRSVSFVWVVLVCLLLCSRLTSVGSAPLCTNGQAGCHVLSLANLFDRVIQHSARMHGISNDLHSEFEQYFLPSKNQIGRVGRNCHTSTIFTPNGKENAQRMAREELMQVILQLLVAWRDPLWHFHQSMAQHDFNNFSSNKALEMSDMVHELRKGVEKVAEKMQLLGMISNTVSSLASPEDLLPADSTEWRLMKDYDLLYCFRRDSNKVQNYLKILKCRIAPEHGC